A portion of the Paenibacillus sp. PvR098 genome contains these proteins:
- the fliY gene encoding flagellar motor switch phosphatase FliY — protein MTNNKDYLSQEEIDALLRQSADGDADDGSGYVPHVEDYLSSLEQDALGEIGNITFGSAATALSTLLGKKVDITTPKVSVIGREELIEEFPKPHVAVHVNYVDGFHGINLLVIKTRDAQVIADLMMGGDGTGQMDELSEIHISAVQEAMNQMMGSSATSMSTIFNRFVNISPPGIDILHLSEGDGAASLPQEEVFIKISFRLTIGDLIDSTIMQLLPVAFAKDMVSILMGGGDTQEETVSAPPAPAVPAPETFAQDLGTSPVNDHYSQPPQQPPMYGESPQQPMYGQPPQQQPMYGQPPQQQPMYGQPPQQHPMYGQPPMAPPNQPMYPPQPAAYGMPTARNVNVQSAQFASFTPANLTPAEDTNLNLLLDIPLKVTVELGRTHKVIKDILELSQGSIIELDKLAGEPVDILVNNKLIAKGEVVVIDENFGVRVTDIVNQWDRIQKLQY, from the coding sequence ATGACGAATAATAAGGATTATTTGTCTCAAGAAGAAATCGATGCCTTGTTGAGGCAATCTGCTGACGGTGATGCGGACGACGGTTCCGGGTATGTTCCTCATGTCGAAGATTATTTATCTTCATTGGAACAGGACGCGCTTGGCGAAATCGGCAACATTACTTTCGGCAGTGCAGCTACCGCTTTATCCACGCTGCTTGGGAAGAAGGTTGATATCACTACTCCCAAAGTTTCCGTCATTGGGCGTGAGGAATTAATCGAAGAATTTCCAAAGCCGCATGTGGCAGTTCATGTCAATTATGTCGATGGGTTTCATGGGATTAATCTTCTCGTCATAAAAACACGGGATGCTCAAGTGATCGCCGATTTAATGATGGGGGGTGACGGAACCGGACAAATGGACGAGTTAAGCGAAATCCATATTAGCGCAGTCCAAGAAGCGATGAACCAAATGATGGGCTCTTCCGCCACATCAATGTCAACGATCTTCAACCGGTTTGTCAACATTTCACCGCCAGGGATCGATATCCTGCACTTGTCGGAGGGGGACGGAGCCGCTTCGCTGCCTCAGGAAGAAGTTTTTATCAAAATCTCCTTCCGACTAACGATTGGGGATTTGATCGATTCTACGATAATGCAGCTGCTTCCGGTCGCCTTCGCTAAAGATATGGTTTCCATTCTTATGGGGGGAGGAGACACTCAGGAGGAGACCGTTTCCGCGCCGCCAGCACCTGCTGTACCAGCGCCAGAAACTTTTGCGCAGGACTTGGGAACTTCGCCAGTAAATGATCATTATTCCCAACCGCCGCAGCAGCCGCCGATGTATGGTGAGTCACCGCAGCAGCCGATGTATGGCCAGCCGCCGCAGCAGCAGCCGATGTATGGCCAGCCACCGCAGCAGCAGCCGATGTATGGCCAGCCACCGCAGCAGCATCCAATGTATGGCCAACCGCCGATGGCACCACCAAATCAACCGATGTATCCACCGCAGCCTGCTGCATACGGCATGCCGACAGCCCGTAATGTAAACGTTCAGTCGGCTCAGTTTGCCAGCTTCACACCGGCGAATCTGACGCCAGCGGAAGATACGAACTTAAATCTACTGCTTGACATACCTTTAAAGGTAACTGTAGAGCTGGGACGAACTCACAAAGTCATTAAAGACATATTGGAGCTGTCTCAAGGTTCGATTATCGAACTCGATAAGCTTGCAGGGGAGCCCGTCGATATTTTGGTGAACAACAAGCTGATTGCAAAAGGCGAAGTGGTCGTTATTGATGAAAATTTCGGTGTCCGTGTCACGGATATCGTGAATCAATGGGACCGAATTCAAAAATTACAATATTAG
- a CDS encoding response regulator → MANRILIVDDAAFMRMMIRDILTKNGYEVVGEANDGAQAIEKFKELSPDLITMDITMPEMDGIQALKEIKKIDGNAKVIMCSAMGQQAMVIDAIQAGAKDFIVKPFQADRVIEAIKKTLG, encoded by the coding sequence ATGGCAAACCGAATTTTAATTGTAGACGATGCAGCATTTATGAGAATGATGATTCGCGATATCTTAACCAAAAACGGATATGAGGTAGTCGGCGAAGCCAATGACGGAGCTCAAGCAATTGAGAAATTTAAGGAGCTTAGCCCCGATTTGATTACGATGGACATTACGATGCCGGAGATGGATGGGATTCAAGCACTAAAGGAAATTAAGAAAATCGACGGAAACGCGAAAGTTATAATGTGCTCCGCAATGGGACAGCAAGCGATGGTTATTGACGCTATTCAAGCGGGCGCGAAAGATTTTATCGTTAAACCGTTCCAGGCTGATCGTGTTATCGAGGCTATTAAGAAAACCTTAGGGTAG
- a CDS encoding flagellar biosynthetic protein FliO — protein MTRLTTKLLFFAATFWIQTAVFAAVCFGETDTKSPETGLLDAPEPIPGVSPGDTLWMIVKVIVFLILIIGIFFIIMKVISQQKNKFLSGRTLRSLGGLPLGPNKSIQIVEIGHSLYIVGVAENIQLLEKINDDAEVAYITEMMANGTAFTGPSFESLGGFMKKLRNKPPAEEEMEVAASFQQVFQNKMQHMTDRKKIMEEMLKQENNSDRLNDKS, from the coding sequence TTGACCAGACTCACAACCAAATTACTATTCTTCGCTGCAACCTTTTGGATACAAACAGCAGTGTTTGCTGCTGTTTGTTTCGGCGAAACGGATACGAAGTCCCCTGAGACGGGGCTGCTGGATGCTCCGGAGCCAATACCGGGTGTTTCACCTGGAGATACGCTTTGGATGATTGTAAAAGTCATAGTGTTTCTTATACTTATTATCGGAATATTCTTCATCATAATGAAGGTCATATCGCAACAAAAAAACAAATTTTTATCGGGACGCACACTTCGCTCGCTCGGCGGGCTGCCGCTTGGTCCGAATAAATCCATTCAAATCGTAGAAATTGGCCATTCTTTGTATATTGTAGGTGTCGCTGAAAATATACAACTGCTCGAGAAAATAAATGATGATGCTGAAGTTGCTTATATTACGGAGATGATGGCTAATGGAACGGCTTTTACGGGTCCCTCTTTTGAATCATTAGGGGGCTTCATGAAAAAGTTGCGAAACAAGCCGCCGGCAGAGGAAGAGATGGAAGTAGCCGCATCGTTTCAGCAGGTCTTTCAAAATAAAATGCAGCATATGACGGACCGCAAGAAGATAATGGAAGAGATGCTGAAGCAAGAGAATAATTCAGATCGGTTGAATGATAAATCATGA
- the fliP gene encoding flagellar type III secretion system pore protein FliP (The bacterial flagellar biogenesis protein FliP forms a type III secretion system (T3SS)-type pore required for flagellar assembly.), translating into MKHRHKFYLLLVLFCLLGSLSGQAYAADPIPGINIDIGTSGNPQGASSTVTILLLVTILSIAPAILVLMTSFTRIIIVLGFVRTSLGTMSMPPNQVLVGLALFITFFIMAPTFGEINQTAVQPYMRGEVTQTEALNNASISMKKFMFQHTRQKDLKLFLDYSQAAPPTGVEDTPLTALVPAYAISELKTAFQMGFMIFIPFLVIDMVVASTLMAMGMMMLPPVMISLPFKILLFILVDGWYLVVRSLLLSYNT; encoded by the coding sequence ATGAAACACAGACATAAGTTTTACCTGCTGCTAGTCCTGTTTTGCTTGTTGGGTTCATTATCCGGTCAAGCCTATGCGGCTGATCCGATTCCCGGAATCAATATAGATATCGGAACATCAGGCAACCCGCAAGGAGCTTCCAGTACAGTCACAATACTACTGTTGGTTACGATCTTAAGTATAGCTCCGGCTATATTGGTTCTTATGACTAGTTTCACCCGAATTATCATCGTGCTTGGGTTTGTAAGAACCTCACTTGGCACGATGTCCATGCCGCCGAATCAGGTACTCGTCGGGTTAGCGCTGTTTATTACATTTTTCATTATGGCTCCGACATTCGGTGAAATCAACCAAACCGCTGTGCAGCCTTACATGAGGGGAGAAGTTACCCAGACGGAAGCGCTGAATAATGCTTCCATCTCTATGAAGAAGTTTATGTTCCAGCATACGAGGCAGAAGGACCTAAAGCTCTTCCTGGATTATTCTCAAGCAGCTCCTCCGACCGGTGTAGAAGATACGCCTCTGACGGCACTCGTTCCGGCATACGCGATCAGTGAACTAAAAACGGCTTTTCAGATGGGCTTTATGATTTTTATTCCGTTTCTGGTTATTGATATGGTGGTCGCCAGCACCTTAATGGCGATGGGCATGATGATGCTTCCGCCCGTGATGATTTCACTTCCTTTTAAAATTTTGTTGTTTATTCTGGTGGATGGTTGGTATCTGGTCGTACGGTCGCTTCTGCTTAGTTACAACACATAG
- the fliQ gene encoding flagellar biosynthesis protein FliQ: protein MSSEFVIRIAGEAVYTTLKASAPMLVLALVVGLIISVFQATTQIQEQTLAFVPKIVVVLIALLVFGPWILNTLVDFTYHMLNNLYRYVG from the coding sequence TTGAGTTCGGAATTTGTAATCAGAATTGCAGGCGAGGCCGTTTATACGACTTTAAAAGCTAGCGCACCCATGCTGGTGTTGGCGCTGGTGGTCGGACTTATCATCAGTGTATTTCAGGCGACAACGCAAATTCAAGAGCAGACGCTGGCATTCGTGCCAAAAATCGTCGTTGTTTTGATCGCTTTGCTCGTATTCGGACCTTGGATTCTCAATACCCTGGTTGATTTTACTTATCACATGTTAAATAACTTGTATAGATACGTGGGTTAG
- the fliR gene encoding flagellar biosynthetic protein FliR, translated as MELLLTYFPGFLLFLCRITAFFVVSPVFSAQHVPTQLKIGLAFFTAFIAYFSAGMATPVAMDSLFILTIIREVLVGLCMGFIAYMFITVVQIAGSFIDLQMGFGIANVIDPMTGAQSPILGNLKYIIALLLFLSVNGHHFLLEGIIRSYEWIPIDNELFYLNNNGQLYDFMVRTFSNVFALSLQIAAPLVVALFLADVGLGLLTRVAPQFNVFVIGLPLKILLGFIMLLMLFPSYETVFKDMFASMLDSIRDFFGLFNV; from the coding sequence ATGGAATTGCTTCTCACGTATTTTCCGGGTTTTTTATTGTTTCTTTGTCGGATTACTGCATTTTTCGTCGTATCTCCAGTGTTTTCAGCGCAGCATGTACCGACTCAATTAAAGATCGGGCTTGCCTTTTTTACAGCATTCATCGCATACTTCAGCGCAGGTATGGCGACCCCAGTAGCCATGGACTCGTTATTTATTTTGACCATCATACGGGAAGTGCTTGTAGGTTTGTGCATGGGCTTCATTGCGTATATGTTTATCACAGTCGTGCAAATTGCCGGATCGTTCATTGATTTGCAGATGGGGTTCGGTATAGCGAACGTCATTGACCCGATGACAGGAGCACAAAGTCCGATACTTGGTAATCTGAAATACATTATCGCACTGCTGTTGTTTCTTTCAGTTAACGGTCACCATTTTTTGCTGGAAGGAATTATCAGAAGCTACGAATGGATTCCGATCGATAACGAATTGTTCTACTTGAACAATAACGGACAATTATACGATTTTATGGTTCGTACGTTTTCCAATGTGTTTGCTTTAAGCTTACAAATCGCGGCACCCTTAGTAGTCGCTTTGTTTCTGGCTGACGTAGGGCTTGGACTGCTGACCAGGGTGGCGCCGCAGTTCAACGTCTTTGTTATCGGACTTCCGCTCAAAATTTTGCTTGGATTCATCATGCTGCTTATGCTGTTTCCCAGCTATGAAACGGTGTTTAAAGATATGTTTGCTTCGATGCTCGATTCAATAAGGGATTTCTTCGGATTGTTTAATGTATAG